In Magnetovibrio sp. PR-2, the following are encoded in one genomic region:
- a CDS encoding type II toxin-antitoxin system RatA family toxin, with protein MTPIHLHRRVPYRPEQLFEVAADIKDYPRFLKNCVATRIVKQDGDVLWVDNVFRWGLFPFRFRTRAVLNQPHRIDIETVDVETPSFRLSWAFWPKGALTEVQFTMAVDVALPILGHMVSDSVRTEAEVIEKAFLRQVEQRYKT; from the coding sequence ATGACACCCATTCACCTCCATCGCCGCGTTCCCTATCGTCCTGAACAGTTGTTTGAAGTCGCTGCCGATATCAAAGATTATCCGCGTTTCCTCAAAAACTGTGTGGCGACCAGAATTGTCAAACAGGACGGTGATGTGCTTTGGGTTGACAACGTGTTTCGCTGGGGACTTTTTCCGTTTCGGTTTCGCACCCGTGCCGTGCTGAACCAGCCTCATCGGATCGACATCGAAACCGTAGACGTTGAAACACCTTCATTTAGATTGTCTTGGGCCTTTTGGCCGAAGGGAGCCCTGACAGAGGTGCAATTCACGATGGCTGTGGATGTTGCCCTGCCGATCCTAGGGCACATGGTCTCTGATTCAGTGCGCACAGAAGCCGAAGTCATCGAAAAGGCATTTCTCAGGCAGGTTGAACAACGTTATAAAACTTAG